The segment GCGGTGTCGCCCTGAACACCCGCTTCCTCCAGCGCTCGGGGGTACGGCCGGGGCTCGCGGTGGCCAGCGTCGGGGCCTCCCAGCTGTTCGGTCTCGGGGCGCACATCCTGCTCCTGCTCTCCTTCGGCTATCTGACCGGGACGGAGCGGTCGCAGTCCTTCACCCCGTCGAGGACGGTCATCGCCGGTCTCCTCACGGTCGCGGTCCTCGTGCTCGTCGTGACGGCGATCCCGTTCATGCGCAAGTTCGTGTCGACCCGGCTCCGGTCGCTCTTCGCGGGTGTCGTGCCGCGCATGCTGGACGTCCTCCAGCGGCCGCTGAAGCTGGTGACCGGCATCGGCGGGATGCTGCTGCTCACCGCCGCGTTCGTGCTCTGCCTGGACGCCTCGATCCGTGCTTTCGGCCACGGGCACCAGTCGATCAGTTACGCGAGCGTGGCGGTCGTCTTCCTCGCGGGCAACGCGCTCGGCTCGGCGGCCCCGACACCGGGTGGTATCGGCGCGGTCGAGGGCGCGCTCACCCTCGGTCTGTTGGCGGTGGGCCTGCCCATCGAGGTCGCGACCCCGGCCGTGCTGCTCTACCGTCTGCTGACCCTGTGGGTCCCCGTCCTCCCGGGCTGGATCTGCTTCAACTGGCTGACGAAACGCGAAGCGCTGTGAGCGGCGGAGTCCCTCGGGGCCTGTCCGGCGGATCGGGCCGGGGCCGCGGCGCCCGGTCCTGATCCGCCGGGCACCCCCTGGGCGCCACCCGCATGGACCTCCGTCCCGCGCGGCGGCGGAGGCGGCGGCCCACCATGGGCGTATGCCGATCTCCGCCGCCCAGCGCGCCGCTCTGCTCACCGCCACGACCGTGCTGCTCGCCGCCGGATGCTCGGACGGGGGCGACAAGGCGGCGGACCAGGCGGAGCCGAGCGGCTCGGCCGGGGTCTCGGCGCTGGCGGCGCAGAAGCTCGCCTGGGCGCCGTGTCCGGCGCCGTCCGCGGCCGAGGGCGGCGGGGAGCCGCCCGCCCCGCTCCCCGGGAACGTCGCCTGGGAGTGCTCCTTCCTCCAGACGCCGCTGGACTGGTCGGTGCCGGAGGGCGAGACCATCGAGCTCGCGCTGATCCGGGCCCCCGCCCGCGACAAGGACCGGCGGATCGGTTCGCTCGTCTTCAACTTCGGCGGGCCCGGCGGCTCCGGCATCACCGGACTGCCCGGCTTCGCGAAGGATTACGAGACCCTGCGCAGCCGCTACGACCTGGTGTCCTTCGATCCGCGCGGGGTGGGCCGCAGCGAACCGGTCGAGTGCGCGACCGACAAGGAGCTCGACGCCTACTACGCCCTGGACTTCACGCCCGACGACGAGGCCGAGGAGCGGACGCTCTCCGACGCGCAGAAGAAGTACGCGGCAGGCTGCGAGAGGGACGCGGGCCCGGCCCTGCCGCACGTCGGCACCGAGAACGCCGCCCGGGACATGGACCTGATGCGCCAGGTCCTCGGCGACGACAAGCTCCACTACTTCGGCATCTCGTACGGCACCGAACTCGGCGGCGTCTACGCCCACCTGTTCCCCGAGAACGTCGGCCGGGCCGTCTTCGACGCGGTCGTCGACCCGGAGGCGGGCGTCGAGGAAGGCGCGCTCGGCCAGGCGAAGGGCTTCCAGCTCGCCCTGGACAACTTCGCCCAGGACTGTGTGGACCGCGGCGACGAGTGCACCCTGCCCGGCTCGACCGTCGCCGAGATCGAGACCTTCGTGACCGATCTCCTCGCCTCCCTCGACAAGGAGCCGATCGCCGGCATCGGCGAACGCAAGCTCACCCAGACGCAGGCCACCAACGGCATCGCGCAGGCCCTCTACTCCAAGGAGTACTGGACCTATCTGGAGCAGGGCCTCTCCGACGCCGAGGGCGGCGACGGGGCGCTGCTCCTCACCCTCTCGGACTCGATGAACGGG is part of the Streptomyces sp. NBC_00250 genome and harbors:
- a CDS encoding alpha/beta hydrolase; amino-acid sequence: MPISAAQRAALLTATTVLLAAGCSDGGDKAADQAEPSGSAGVSALAAQKLAWAPCPAPSAAEGGGEPPAPLPGNVAWECSFLQTPLDWSVPEGETIELALIRAPARDKDRRIGSLVFNFGGPGGSGITGLPGFAKDYETLRSRYDLVSFDPRGVGRSEPVECATDKELDAYYALDFTPDDEAEERTLSDAQKKYAAGCERDAGPALPHVGTENAARDMDLMRQVLGDDKLHYFGISYGTELGGVYAHLFPENVGRAVFDAVVDPEAGVEEGALGQAKGFQLALDNFAQDCVDRGDECTLPGSTVAEIETFVTDLLASLDKEPIAGIGERKLTQTQATNGIAQALYSKEYWTYLEQGLSDAEGGDGALLLTLSDSMNGRGQNGSYSNIQAANAAINCVDFKERYTLGQAKERLGTFREASPVFGDFMGWALAGCSQWPVPGTWEHPDVSAPDSAPILVVGNTGDPATPYEGARSMVKALGDGVGVELTYEGEGHGAYNSGSACVKKAVDAYLLDGKVPASGTVCKQPGGTT